From one Rhodoferax sp. PAMC 29310 genomic stretch:
- the rimO gene encoding 30S ribosomal protein S12 methylthiotransferase RimO: MSTNINTSVKNSPKVGFVSLGCAKALTDSELILTQLNAEGYQTSKTFQGADLVIVNTCGFIDDAVKESLDTIGEALAENGKVIVTGCLGAKSAEGGGNLVRKMHPSVLAVTGPQATQEVMDAVHANLPKPHDPFIDLVPNTFGVAGIKLTPRHYAYVKISEGCNHRCTFCIIPSMRGDLVSRPIGDVLQEAKALFEGGVKELLVISQDTSAYGVDIKYRTGFWEGKPIKTRMLDLVKALGEIAEGYGAWVRLHYVYPYPSVDEVIPLMATGKVLPYLDVPLQHSHPDVLKRMKRPASGERNLERIQKWREVCPEIVVRSTFIAGFPGETEEEFSHLLDFMKEAKIDRAGCFAYSPVDGATANDLPGMLPIEVREERRARFMAVAEAVSAAKLHQRIGATMQILVDSAPGMGKKGGVGRSYADAPEIDGVVRLLPPEKISKTLKVGEFTKARIVGAQGHDLVAQPF, encoded by the coding sequence ATGAGTACAAATATCAATACAAGCGTCAAAAATTCGCCCAAAGTGGGTTTCGTCAGTTTGGGCTGCGCCAAAGCGCTAACGGACTCCGAGTTAATTCTGACCCAGCTCAATGCGGAAGGCTATCAAACCTCCAAAACCTTCCAGGGCGCTGACCTTGTGATTGTGAACACATGCGGATTCATTGACGATGCAGTCAAGGAAAGCTTGGACACAATTGGGGAAGCCCTTGCAGAAAACGGCAAGGTGATCGTGACCGGATGCTTGGGCGCCAAGTCAGCGGAAGGCGGTGGCAACTTGGTTCGCAAAATGCACCCGAGCGTGTTGGCCGTAACAGGCCCGCAGGCGACGCAGGAGGTGATGGACGCCGTCCATGCCAATTTGCCGAAGCCACATGACCCGTTCATTGATCTGGTACCGAATACCTTCGGTGTGGCGGGCATCAAATTGACGCCAAGGCATTACGCTTACGTCAAAATTAGCGAAGGGTGCAATCATCGTTGCACTTTTTGCATCATCCCTTCGATGCGAGGTGATTTGGTCTCCCGGCCGATTGGCGATGTGCTTCAAGAGGCGAAGGCCTTGTTTGAGGGCGGCGTCAAGGAGTTGCTGGTCATTAGTCAAGATACATCCGCCTATGGCGTTGACATCAAGTACAGAACTGGTTTCTGGGAAGGCAAGCCGATCAAGACGCGTATGCTGGACTTGGTGAAAGCACTTGGCGAGATTGCTGAGGGCTACGGTGCTTGGGTTCGCTTGCACTATGTTTATCCTTATCCCAGTGTGGATGAGGTGATTCCCTTGATGGCGACGGGCAAAGTGTTGCCCTATTTGGATGTGCCGCTCCAGCATAGCCATCCAGATGTATTGAAGCGCATGAAGCGCCCGGCAAGTGGCGAAAGAAACCTGGAGAGAATTCAAAAATGGAGAGAGGTATGTCCGGAAATTGTGGTCCGAAGCACGTTCATTGCTGGATTCCCGGGCGAGACTGAGGAAGAGTTTTCACATCTGCTTGATTTCATGAAAGAGGCCAAAATTGACAGAGCTGGCTGTTTCGCATATAGCCCCGTTGATGGCGCCACGGCCAACGACCTTCCCGGCATGCTGCCAATCGAGGTTAGGGAAGAACGACGAGCGCGTTTTATGGCAGTGGCTGAAGCCGTGTCCGCGGCCAAATTGCACCAGCGCATTGGTGCGACGATGCAAATATTGGTTGATTCCGCGCCGGGGATGGGTAAAAAAGGCGGCGTTGGCAGGTCTTATGCCGATGCGCCCGAGATTGACGGCGTCGTTCGATTGTTGCCGCCAGAAAAGATCAGCAAGACCTTGAAGGTGGGAGAGTTCACAAAAGCCCGTATCGTTGGAGCGCAAGGACACGATCTGGTTGCTCAGCCGTTCTAG
- the phaR gene encoding polyhydroxyalkanoate synthesis repressor PhaR, translating into MQNKKSTTGVTDQRVIKKYPNRRLYDTDTSSYITLSEVKQLVMDSEPFVVLDAKTSEDLTRSILLQIILEEESNESPMFTAPVLASVIRFYGNAMQGLMGGYLENNIQSLLDVQSKFSEQSKNLSPEMWAKFVAMQSPALQAMMGGNLDQSKNMLQQMQDQMQKQTDQMLDAFGIKR; encoded by the coding sequence CGTGACCGATCAACGGGTCATCAAAAAGTATCCAAATCGCCGTCTGTACGATACCGATACATCGAGCTACATCACTTTGTCTGAGGTCAAGCAACTGGTGATGGACAGTGAACCGTTCGTTGTTCTTGACGCAAAGACCTCTGAAGACCTGACGCGCAGCATACTGCTGCAGATCATTTTGGAGGAGGAGTCCAATGAGTCCCCGATGTTTACCGCGCCGGTTTTGGCCAGTGTGATTCGGTTCTATGGCAATGCCATGCAGGGACTCATGGGCGGGTATTTGGAAAATAATATCCAGTCTCTATTGGATGTTCAAAGCAAGTTTTCAGAGCAATCAAAAAACTTGTCGCCTGAGATGTGGGCGAAATTCGTGGCGATGCAGTCACCTGCTCTGCAGGCCATGATGGGGGGCAATCTGGATCAATCCAAAAATATGCTGCAACAAATGCAAGATCAAATGCAAAAGCAGACCGATCAAATGCTGGACGCATTTGGTATCAAGCGGTAG